A stretch of the Gemmatimonas aurantiaca genome encodes the following:
- the rplB gene encoding 50S ribosomal protein L2, protein MGIRQFKPVSKASRFRSVSDFAEITRSTPEKSLTESLKKSGGRDNHGHISMRRIGGGHKRKYRIIDFKRDKHGIAGTVAHIEYDPNRSARIALIEYADGEKRYILHPKGLKQGDTVVAGPGSDVRTGNAMPLKEVPLGTSVHNIELKIGKGGQMARSAGTFAQVVAKEGDYVTLRLASTEMRLVHGNCVATIGEVGNAEHELQSHGKAGKSRWLGKRPKVRGEVMNPVDHPHGGRTRGGRNVVSPWGKKEGVKTRNKKKASQRLIVRGRKRGRATQ, encoded by the coding sequence ATGGGTATCCGTCAGTTCAAGCCGGTCAGCAAGGCCTCGCGCTTCCGCTCGGTGTCCGATTTTGCCGAGATCACGCGCTCGACGCCCGAGAAGTCGCTCACGGAGTCGCTCAAGAAGTCGGGCGGTCGTGACAATCATGGCCACATCTCGATGCGCCGCATCGGTGGTGGGCACAAGCGCAAGTACCGCATCATCGATTTCAAGCGCGACAAGCACGGCATCGCCGGCACGGTGGCGCACATCGAGTACGATCCGAACCGCTCGGCGCGCATCGCGCTGATCGAGTACGCGGACGGCGAGAAGCGCTACATCCTGCATCCGAAGGGACTCAAGCAGGGTGACACGGTGGTCGCGGGCCCGGGCAGCGATGTGCGCACGGGCAATGCGATGCCGCTCAAGGAAGTGCCGCTCGGCACGTCGGTGCACAACATCGAGCTCAAGATCGGCAAGGGCGGCCAGATGGCCCGCTCGGCCGGCACCTTCGCCCAGGTCGTGGCGAAGGAAGGCGACTACGTGACGCTGCGTCTGGCTTCCACGGAAATGCGCCTCGTGCACGGCAACTGCGTGGCGACGATCGGCGAAGTGGGCAACGCCGAACACGAGCTGCAGTCGCACGGCAAGGCGGGCAAGAGCCGCTGGCTCGGCAAGCGCCCGAAGGTGCGTGGTGAAGTGATGAACCCGGTCGATCACCCGCACGGTGGTCGCACCCGCGGTGGTCGCAACGTGGTGAGCCCGTGGGGCAAGAAGGAAGGCGTCAAGACGCGCAACAAGAAGAAGGCGTCGCAGCGTCTCATCGTGCGCGGCCGCAAGCGCGGCCGGGCGACGCAGTAA
- the rpsQ gene encoding 30S ribosomal protein S17: protein MAEQNNASVAQNGASERTARKVRVGLVVSDKMDKTVVVKIDRRMPHPQYGKMVTRTRKLKAHDEENSAKLGDTVRIMETRPLSKDKRWRVVEIVERAR, encoded by the coding sequence ATGGCTGAACAGAACAACGCGAGCGTCGCGCAGAACGGCGCCTCCGAACGGACGGCGCGCAAGGTGCGCGTGGGTCTCGTCGTGAGCGACAAGATGGACAAGACGGTGGTCGTGAAGATCGACCGCCGCATGCCGCACCCCCAGTACGGCAAGATGGTGACGCGGACCCGCAAGCTGAAAGCGCACGACGAGGAGAACTCGGCGAAGCTCGGCGACACGGTGCGTATCATGGAGACCCGGCCCTTGTCGAAGGACAAGCGGTGGCGCGTGGTCGAGATCGTCGAACGCGCACGCTGA
- the rplX gene encoding 50S ribosomal protein L24 — MHVTKGDTIRVMRGDDKGKEGKVLQVYPKTGRIKVEGINIVKKHRKARTAEEQSGIIEMAAPFHASNVMLLDSKTGKPTRTKVRIDKDGTKERVGVKSGEVIPRAR; from the coding sequence ATCCACGTGACGAAGGGTGATACCATCCGCGTGATGCGTGGCGACGACAAGGGGAAGGAGGGCAAGGTCCTCCAGGTCTACCCCAAGACGGGCCGCATCAAGGTGGAAGGCATCAACATCGTGAAGAAGCACCGCAAGGCGCGCACGGCGGAGGAGCAGAGCGGCATCATCGAGATGGCCGCACCCTTCCACGCGTCGAACGTGATGCTGCTCGATTCGAAGACCGGCAAGCCGACCCGCACCAAGGTGCGGATCGACAAGGACGGCACGAAGGAGCGCGTCGGCGTGAAGAGCGGTGAAGTCATTCCCCGCGCGCGCTGA
- the rpsS gene encoding 30S ribosomal protein S19, with protein MSRSIKKGPFVAERLEAKVVAMNAKSEKKVVKTWSRASTILPEFVGHTFAVHNGNKFIPVYVTENMVGHKLGEFSPTRLFRGHAGQKADAKKKGGK; from the coding sequence ATGTCGAGAAGCATCAAGAAGGGTCCGTTCGTCGCTGAGCGCCTGGAGGCGAAGGTGGTGGCGATGAACGCCAAGAGCGAGAAGAAGGTCGTGAAGACCTGGTCGCGCGCCAGCACGATTCTCCCCGAGTTCGTGGGCCACACGTTCGCGGTGCACAACGGGAACAAGTTCATCCCGGTGTACGTGACGGAAAACATGGTGGGTCACAAGCTGGGCGAGTTCTCGCCGACGCGTCTGTTCCGCGGCCACGCGGGGCAGAAGGCGGACGCGAAGAAGAAGGGAGGCAAGTAA
- the rplE gene encoding 50S ribosomal protein L5: MPVAAPRLKAYYENTVRASLAKQFGFDNPHQIPTLTKIVINCGVGEAVKQPKLLDVVVEELALISGQKPVRRKAKKSVANFGLREGQEIGASVTMRGAKMWEFLDRFVTVACPRIRDFRGLGTKSFDGRGNYTLGIKEQMIFPEINYDMVEQIHGMDITFVTTASKDAHAFALLHQLGMPFRGDDKPVTPKVAQPSAA; this comes from the coding sequence TTGCCGGTGGCGGCCCCGCGTCTGAAGGCCTACTACGAAAACACCGTGCGCGCGTCGCTGGCCAAGCAGTTCGGCTTCGACAACCCGCATCAGATCCCCACGCTCACGAAGATCGTGATCAACTGCGGCGTGGGCGAGGCGGTGAAGCAGCCCAAGCTGCTCGACGTGGTGGTGGAAGAGCTCGCGCTGATCTCCGGCCAGAAGCCGGTGCGCCGCAAGGCGAAGAAGTCGGTCGCGAACTTCGGTCTCCGGGAAGGTCAGGAGATCGGCGCGTCGGTGACGATGCGTGGCGCGAAGATGTGGGAGTTCCTCGATCGCTTCGTGACGGTGGCGTGCCCGCGTATCCGCGATTTCCGCGGACTCGGCACCAAGTCGTTCGACGGTCGTGGCAACTACACGCTCGGCATCAAGGAGCAGATGATCTTCCCCGAGATCAACTACGACATGGTCGAGCAGATCCACGGCATGGACATCACGTTCGTGACGACGGCATCCAAGGATGCGCACGCGTTTGCGCTGCTGCATCAGCTGGGTATGCCGTTCCGTGGCGACGACAAGCCGGTGACGCCCAAGGTGGCGCAGCCGAGCGCGGCCTGA
- the rpsH gene encoding 30S ribosomal protein S8 → MSLNDPIADMLTRLRNACASKHRRVDMPVSKIKIEIARILKENAFIQDYRTVDLEDGKSVLRVILKYAHGGQSVIREARRISTPGLRKYVGVTEIPRVRNGLGMAILSTSKGIMSDRDARSANTGGELLALVW, encoded by the coding sequence ATGAGCCTCAACGACCCCATTGCCGACATGCTGACGCGCCTCCGCAACGCGTGTGCCTCCAAGCACCGCCGCGTCGACATGCCGGTATCGAAGATCAAGATCGAGATCGCGCGCATCCTGAAGGAGAACGCCTTCATCCAGGATTACCGCACGGTCGACCTCGAGGACGGCAAGTCCGTGCTGCGAGTGATTCTGAAGTACGCACACGGCGGCCAGTCGGTGATCCGTGAAGCGCGCCGCATCTCCACGCCCGGCCTGCGCAAGTACGTCGGCGTGACCGAGATCCCGCGGGTGCGCAACGGCCTCGGCATGGCCATCCTCAGCACGTCGAAGGGGATCATGTCGGATCGTGATGCGCGCTCCGCCAACACGGGCGGCGAACTGCTCGCCCTCGTCTGGTAA
- the rplC gene encoding 50S ribosomal protein L3, with product MIGIIGRKLGMTQLFNEQGQQVPCTVVEATPNPVTKVTSAAQAGFVAVELGFGAQRLARPNKKGEKTPKGHRASKAEVGHAKKAGLEAPPAVLKSFRLDDAPGKNPEIPSYGLGDTITVEIFTPGERVKVTGTSKGRGFQGVVKRHGFGGGPNTHGNTKHRKPGSIGAGTDPSRVIKGKKMPGHYGAAQHTALNIRIEKVDAERNLIYLRGSVAGPTNGIVFVRKQG from the coding sequence ATGATCGGTATCATCGGCAGGAAGCTGGGGATGACCCAGCTGTTCAACGAGCAGGGGCAGCAGGTGCCCTGCACCGTGGTGGAGGCCACGCCGAACCCCGTCACCAAGGTGACGTCGGCGGCTCAGGCGGGCTTCGTGGCGGTGGAGCTCGGTTTCGGGGCGCAGCGTCTGGCGCGTCCCAACAAGAAAGGTGAGAAGACCCCGAAGGGTCATCGCGCGAGCAAGGCGGAAGTCGGCCACGCGAAGAAGGCGGGACTGGAGGCGCCCCCGGCGGTGCTGAAGAGCTTCCGTCTGGACGACGCCCCGGGGAAGAACCCCGAGATCCCGTCGTACGGCCTCGGGGACACGATCACGGTGGAGATCTTCACGCCGGGTGAACGCGTGAAGGTCACGGGCACGTCGAAGGGTCGTGGCTTCCAGGGTGTGGTGAAGCGTCACGGCTTCGGCGGCGGTCCGAACACGCACGGCAATACGAAGCACCGCAAGCCCGGCTCCATCGGCGCGGGCACGGACCCGTCGCGCGTGATCAAGGGCAAGAAGATGCCCGGTCACTACGGCGCGGCGCAGCATACGGCGCTCAATATCCGCATCGAGAAGGTGGACGCCGAGCGGAACCTCATTTATCTGCGCGGCAGCGTGGCGGGGCCGACGAACGGCATCGTCTTCGTGCGGAAGCAGGGCTGA
- the rplD gene encoding 50S ribosomal protein L4, protein MTTETKTFEAPLYSAQGKQGGTRQLPEGTFDGIVNVPVMHQAVKAFLANRRQGTAKTKTRGEVTGGNQKPWKQKGTGRARQGSTRAPNWPGGGTVFGPQPRSYTQIVPKQVRVLARKSALNARARENAVVVVEALNFSAPKTQAMTDLLTKLGVAGKKVLVLTDGVKPNVYLSARNLGQAHVMPYSDANTYHILWSDVVVIESSALTQTQAEG, encoded by the coding sequence ATGACGACGGAAACCAAGACCTTCGAGGCGCCGCTGTATTCGGCGCAGGGGAAGCAGGGCGGCACGCGCCAGCTCCCCGAGGGCACGTTCGACGGCATCGTCAACGTGCCGGTCATGCACCAGGCGGTGAAGGCGTTTCTCGCCAACCGTCGTCAGGGCACGGCCAAGACCAAGACGCGCGGGGAAGTGACGGGCGGTAACCAGAAGCCGTGGAAGCAGAAAGGCACCGGTCGCGCCCGTCAGGGCTCGACGCGCGCGCCGAACTGGCCGGGCGGCGGTACGGTGTTCGGCCCGCAGCCGCGCAGTTACACGCAGATCGTGCCGAAGCAGGTGCGCGTGCTGGCGCGCAAGAGCGCGCTGAACGCGCGGGCCCGGGAGAACGCCGTGGTCGTGGTGGAAGCGCTGAACTTCAGCGCCCCCAAGACCCAGGCGATGACGGACCTGCTTACGAAGCTCGGCGTGGCCGGAAAGAAGGTGCTGGTACTGACGGACGGCGTGAAGCCGAACGTGTACCTCAGCGCCCGCAACCTCGGTCAGGCGCACGTGATGCCCTACAGCGACGCGAACACGTATCACATCCTCTGGTCGGATGTGGTGGTGATCGAATCGTCGGCGCTCACCCAGACCCAGGCGGAGGGCTAA
- the rplV gene encoding 50S ribosomal protein L22: protein MAKATKTGIEARAIQRTTRQSPYKMRLVIDQIRGQRVNEALALLKFSKKHAAEQIEKTLNSAVANAEQAARAANLSLDVDTLVITKAIVNEGPKLKRWTPAAMGRATPMLKRTSHVEIVVTEAVR, encoded by the coding sequence ATGGCCAAGGCCACGAAGACGGGGATCGAGGCGCGCGCGATTCAGCGCACGACGCGGCAGTCCCCCTACAAGATGCGGCTGGTCATCGACCAGATCCGCGGACAGCGCGTCAACGAGGCGCTGGCGCTGTTGAAGTTTTCGAAGAAACACGCGGCGGAGCAGATCGAGAAGACGCTCAACAGCGCCGTCGCGAACGCGGAGCAGGCGGCCCGTGCCGCCAACCTGTCGCTGGATGTCGACACGTTGGTGATCACGAAGGCCATCGTGAACGAGGGGCCGAAGCTCAAGCGCTGGACGCCGGCGGCCATGGGCCGTGCGACGCCGATGCTGAAGCGAACGAGCCACGTGGAGATCGTCGTGACGGAGGCGGTGCGCTAA
- the rplN gene encoding 50S ribosomal protein L14 produces MIQQESVVKVADNSGAKRALVIRVLGGTRRRYAGLGDRVIVAVKDALPNGTVKKSDVAKAVVVRTVKETRRKDGSYIRFDENAVVIINDNGEPKATRIFGPVARELREKRYMKIVSLAPEVL; encoded by the coding sequence ATGATTCAGCAGGAATCCGTGGTGAAGGTCGCGGACAACAGTGGCGCCAAGCGCGCGCTGGTGATCCGGGTGCTGGGCGGCACGCGCCGTCGCTACGCCGGCCTGGGCGACCGGGTCATCGTGGCGGTGAAGGACGCACTGCCGAACGGCACGGTGAAGAAGTCCGACGTGGCCAAGGCCGTGGTGGTGCGCACGGTGAAGGAGACGCGCCGCAAGGATGGCAGCTACATCCGCTTCGATGAAAACGCCGTCGTGATCATCAACGACAACGGCGAACCGAAGGCGACGCGTATCTTCGGCCCCGTGGCGCGCGAGCTCCGCGAGAAGCGCTACATGAAGATCGTCTCGCTGGCACCCGAGGTGCTCTGA
- the rpsJ gene encoding 30S ribosomal protein S10 yields MAGRIRIRLKAFDHAVIDQASADIVRTAEKTGASVSGPIPLPTKTQRWTVLRSPHVDKKSREQFELKTHKRVIDILDSRAGTVDALTKLDLPAGVDVEIKVE; encoded by the coding sequence ATGGCTGGCCGCATTCGCATTCGCCTCAAGGCTTTCGACCACGCCGTGATCGATCAGGCGTCGGCGGACATCGTCCGCACCGCCGAGAAGACCGGCGCGTCGGTCTCGGGGCCGATCCCGCTCCCGACCAAGACGCAGCGTTGGACGGTGCTCCGTTCGCCGCACGTCGACAAGAAGTCGCGTGAGCAGTTCGAACTGAAGACGCACAAGCGCGTGATCGACATTCTCGACTCCCGCGCGGGCACGGTGGACGCGCTCACGAAGCTGGATCTTCCGGCGGGCGTGGACGTCGAGATCAAGGTCGAGTAG
- the rplP gene encoding 50S ribosomal protein L16, with protein sequence MLSPKRVKFRKMFKGRTTGLAHRGSDVSFGAYGLQALEPGWVTSRQIEACRVAMTRHIKRGGKVWIRIFPDKPITKKPAETRMGKGKGSPELWVAVVKPGRVMFEIEGVSKELAETAMGLAAAKLGVKTKFVAREEAVTNEG encoded by the coding sequence ATGCTGAGTCCGAAGCGGGTCAAGTTCCGCAAGATGTTCAAGGGCCGCACGACCGGCCTGGCGCACCGTGGGTCCGACGTGTCGTTCGGCGCGTACGGCCTGCAGGCGCTCGAGCCGGGCTGGGTGACGAGCCGGCAGATCGAAGCGTGCCGCGTCGCGATGACGCGTCACATCAAGCGTGGCGGCAAGGTGTGGATCCGGATTTTCCCGGACAAGCCGATCACGAAGAAGCCGGCCGAAACCCGCATGGGCAAGGGTAAGGGTTCGCCGGAGTTGTGGGTGGCGGTGGTGAAGCCGGGCCGGGTGATGTTCGAGATCGAAGGCGTGTCGAAGGAACTGGCCGAGACGGCCATGGGCCTGGCCGCCGCGAAGCTCGGCGTGAAGACCAAGTTCGTGGCGCGCGAGGAGGCGGTGACCAATGAAGGCTGA
- the rpsN gene encoding 30S ribosomal protein S14, with protein sequence MAKTSKLARNAQRAELVQRYAQKRAALKATISNPKSTPEEVQAAVNALHKLPRDSSKTRVRNRCNISGRPRAYLRHFGLSRLALREMALNGLIPGVRKASW encoded by the coding sequence ATGGCAAAGACGAGCAAGTTGGCCCGGAATGCGCAGCGCGCGGAGCTGGTGCAGCGCTATGCCCAGAAGCGCGCGGCGCTCAAGGCCACGATCAGCAATCCGAAGAGCACGCCGGAAGAAGTGCAGGCCGCGGTGAACGCGCTGCACAAGCTGCCGCGTGATTCGTCGAAGACCCGTGTGCGCAACCGCTGCAACATCAGCGGTCGTCCGCGGGCGTATCTCCGGCACTTCGGCCTGAGCCGCCTCGCGCTGCGCGAGATGGCCCTCAACGGCTTGATTCCGGGCGTCCGGAAGGCGAGCTGGTAA
- a CDS encoding 50S ribosomal protein L23: MATLHRTIVRPIITERTSAAYQDRGEYTFEVAPDATKLNIKEAVERLFGVKVTGVWTSNARGKARRVGQSIGRRPHTKKAIVKLRDGDTIAIFEG; the protein is encoded by the coding sequence ATGGCCACCCTGCATCGCACCATCGTGCGCCCGATCATCACGGAGCGCACCTCGGCCGCCTATCAGGATCGCGGCGAGTACACGTTCGAGGTGGCGCCCGACGCCACGAAGCTGAACATCAAGGAGGCCGTCGAGCGCCTCTTCGGTGTGAAGGTCACCGGCGTCTGGACGTCGAATGCGCGCGGCAAGGCGCGGCGCGTCGGGCAGTCCATCGGACGCCGTCCACATACCAAGAAGGCGATCGTGAAGCTGCGTGACGGCGACACCATCGCGATCTTCGAGGGCTGA
- the tuf gene encoding elongation factor Tu codes for MGKAKFERNKPHVNVGTIGHVDHGKTTTTAALTKISADKGYGTKYIAYDEVAKASESQGRRDSTKILTIATSHVEYETENRHYAHVDCPGHADYVKNMITGAAQMDGAILVVSAVDGPMPQTREHILLARQVNVPSVVVFLNKCDLVEDEELLDLVELEVRELLSKYNYPGDDAPVIRGSAINAINGDPKWVAEFMKLYEALDTYIPEPVREVDKPFLLPVEDVFSITGRGTVATGRIERGIVKVGEEVQLVGYNAEKKTIVTGVEMFRKLLDEGQAGDNVGLLLRGVDKKEIERGMVLAKPGSIKPHTKFASEVYVLTKEEGGRHTPFFKGYRPQFYFRTTDVTGTIELPEGMEMVMPGDNVQMVIELIIPIAMEEQLRFAIREGGRTVGAGVVTKILA; via the coding sequence ATGGGCAAGGCAAAGTTCGAGCGGAACAAGCCGCACGTGAACGTGGGAACGATCGGCCACGTCGATCACGGCAAGACCACCACGACGGCCGCTCTCACGAAGATCTCGGCGGACAAGGGCTACGGCACCAAGTACATCGCGTACGATGAAGTCGCCAAGGCCTCCGAGTCGCAGGGTCGCCGCGACAGCACGAAGATCCTGACGATCGCCACGTCGCACGTCGAATACGAGACGGAAAACCGTCACTACGCGCACGTCGATTGCCCGGGCCACGCCGACTACGTGAAGAACATGATCACGGGTGCCGCGCAGATGGACGGCGCGATCCTGGTGGTCTCGGCCGTGGACGGTCCGATGCCGCAGACGCGTGAGCACATCCTCCTGGCTCGCCAGGTGAACGTGCCCTCGGTCGTCGTGTTCCTCAACAAGTGCGACCTCGTCGAAGACGAAGAGCTCCTCGACCTCGTCGAGCTCGAAGTCCGCGAGCTGCTCTCGAAGTACAACTATCCTGGCGACGACGCCCCGGTCATCCGTGGCTCGGCGATCAACGCGATCAACGGCGACCCGAAGTGGGTGGCCGAGTTCATGAAGCTGTACGAAGCGCTCGACACGTACATCCCGGAGCCGGTGCGTGAAGTCGACAAGCCGTTCCTGCTCCCGGTCGAAGACGTGTTCTCGATCACGGGTCGTGGTACGGTGGCGACGGGTCGTATCGAACGCGGCATCGTGAAGGTCGGCGAGGAAGTGCAGCTCGTCGGCTACAACGCCGAGAAGAAGACGATCGTCACGGGCGTCGAGATGTTCCGCAAGCTGCTGGACGAAGGCCAGGCCGGTGACAACGTCGGTCTCCTCCTCCGTGGCGTGGACAAGAAGGAAATCGAACGCGGCATGGTGCTCGCCAAGCCGGGCTCGATCAAGCCGCACACGAAGTTCGCGTCGGAAGTGTACGTCCTCACGAAGGAAGAAGGCGGCCGTCACACGCCGTTCTTCAAGGGCTACCGTCCGCAGTTCTACTTCCGCACGACGGACGTGACGGGCACGATCGAATTGCCGGAAGGCATGGAGATGGTGATGCCGGGCGACAACGTGCAGATGGTGATCGAGCTGATCATCCCGATCGCCATGGAAGAGCAGCTGCGCTTCGCCATCCGCGAGGGCGGCCGCACGGTCGGCGCCGGCGTGGTCACGAAGATCCTCGCCTAA
- the rpmC gene encoding 50S ribosomal protein L29 produces MKAEEIRGLADDELVTRIAELEEERFRLRFRSGTEALEEPLRLRSIRRDIARLKTVQRERQLPARGR; encoded by the coding sequence ATGAAGGCTGAAGAAATCCGCGGACTCGCTGACGACGAACTCGTCACCCGCATCGCGGAACTCGAGGAGGAGCGATTCCGTCTCCGGTTCCGCAGCGGCACCGAAGCGCTGGAAGAGCCGCTGCGGCTGCGCAGCATCCGCAGGGACATCGCGCGCCTGAAGACGGTGCAGCGGGAGCGTCAGCTCCCCGCCCGTGGCCGCTAA
- the rpsC gene encoding 30S ribosomal protein S3, with the protein MGQKTNPIGFRLGVTKNWRSTWYAKKEMPALLKEDALLRKYLKARLDNAAISDVTIERKPGKVVVTIHTGRPGVVIGKKGAEVDKLRDELAQLTGKEVGINVEEIKRPEVEAQLVADNIAAQLSQRISFRRAMKRAVQSAMRMGALGIKVKAGGRLGGAEIARVEGYMEGRVPLHTLRADIDYATSTAKTTYGTIGVKVWIFKGEIVEDRRGKTYSTGV; encoded by the coding sequence ATGGGACAGAAGACGAATCCGATCGGGTTCCGCCTCGGGGTCACGAAGAACTGGCGGTCGACCTGGTACGCGAAGAAGGAGATGCCGGCGCTGCTCAAGGAAGACGCGCTGCTCCGGAAGTACCTCAAGGCCCGTCTCGACAACGCGGCGATCTCGGATGTGACGATCGAACGCAAGCCGGGGAAGGTCGTGGTGACGATCCACACCGGCCGTCCGGGCGTGGTGATCGGCAAGAAGGGCGCCGAGGTGGACAAGCTGCGTGACGAGCTCGCGCAGCTGACGGGGAAGGAAGTCGGCATCAACGTCGAGGAGATCAAGCGTCCGGAAGTCGAGGCGCAGCTCGTCGCCGACAACATCGCCGCGCAGCTCTCGCAGCGTATCTCGTTCCGTCGCGCCATGAAGCGCGCCGTGCAGAGCGCGATGCGGATGGGCGCGCTGGGCATCAAGGTGAAGGCCGGCGGCCGCCTGGGCGGGGCCGAGATCGCGCGCGTGGAAGGGTACATGGAAGGCCGGGTGCCCCTTCATACGCTGCGCGCCGACATCGACTACGCGACGAGCACCGCGAAGACCACCTACGGCACCATCGGTGTGAAGGTGTGGATCTTCAAGGGCGAGATCGTGGAAGATCGTCGCGGCAAGACCTACTCGACCGGCGTCTGA
- the rplF gene encoding 50S ribosomal protein L6, producing MSRIGKRPIPVPAGVTVAIDGSALTVKGPKGELSRVLPADMVLSQEGAELLVKRPSDEERHKALHGLTRTLVANMVEGVTKGFTRTLEITGVGYKAEIKPYGALLSLGFSHQIEYKAPEGVKISAPNPTTVVIEGASKEHVGQVAAEIRSLRKPEPYKGKGVKYQGEVIRRKAGKAGGK from the coding sequence ATGTCACGTATCGGTAAGCGCCCGATCCCGGTTCCGGCCGGGGTGACCGTGGCGATCGACGGCAGCGCATTGACGGTGAAGGGGCCGAAGGGAGAACTCTCCCGCGTGCTGCCCGCCGACATGGTGCTGTCGCAGGAAGGGGCGGAGCTCCTGGTGAAGCGCCCGTCGGACGAGGAACGCCACAAGGCGCTCCATGGCCTGACGCGCACGCTCGTGGCCAACATGGTCGAAGGCGTCACCAAGGGCTTCACGCGCACGCTGGAAATCACGGGCGTCGGCTACAAGGCCGAGATCAAGCCCTACGGCGCGCTGCTGTCGCTCGGCTTCTCGCATCAGATCGAGTACAAGGCGCCGGAAGGCGTGAAGATCAGCGCGCCGAATCCCACCACGGTGGTGATCGAAGGCGCGAGCAAGGAACACGTGGGTCAGGTCGCCGCGGAGATTCGCAGTCTGCGCAAGCCCGAGCCGTACAAGGGCAAGGGCGTCAAGTACCAGGGCGAAGTCATCCGGCGCAAGGCCGGCAAGGCGGGAGGCAAGTAA